Proteins found in one Mycoplasmopsis gallopavonis genomic segment:
- a CDS encoding DAK2 domain-containing protein codes for MNKILNGQDLAKAVISGANALNNAKNKIDALNVFPVPDGDTGTNMASTISSVIANLQKNSNATVEEVSKSIAHDMIYEARGNSGVILSQIFKGFALGCEGKQELDTNELIEAFEAATKRAYKSVFKPVEGTILTVIRETSENLRANLENKELTIVEFFESVVKFARKSCDETPNKLKTLREVGVTDSGGEGLFIVLNGMLSYFKGQPVEIKETSEDIQNFISDNEVFNGEFGYCTEVLIQLNDPKNFDKKYFTKGLQKIANSLVVVDDEEIVKVHGHTLQPGKLLNYAQKYGEFIKIKSENMTLQANNSKANADELSNKNKAQNRKKMAIISCNLGSGIIARMKELGCDYIVESGQTQNPSAQDLLKAIEAVNADNVFILPNNSNVILVAQQAAQVHRDSNVVIIPTKTQIQGITAMLNFNHSTSPEENIEMMQDAIEGVDTGEVTRAVRNTTLNNIKIKEGDFLAILNGKIVDSVDTANEAAQILISKMVKPSKEIISIYYGDEASVNEAEEISNFIEGKYDLEVEIVEGNQPNYNFFIGVE; via the coding sequence ATGAATAAAATTCTAAATGGTCAAGATTTAGCAAAGGCGGTCATCTCTGGTGCTAACGCTTTAAATAATGCCAAAAATAAAATTGATGCACTAAATGTTTTTCCTGTACCTGATGGAGATACAGGAACAAATATGGCATCAACAATTAGTTCAGTAATTGCTAATTTACAAAAAAATTCAAACGCAACTGTTGAAGAAGTAAGTAAATCAATTGCTCACGATATGATTTATGAAGCTCGTGGAAATTCAGGAGTAATTCTTTCACAAATTTTTAAAGGTTTTGCTTTAGGATGTGAAGGAAAACAAGAATTAGATACAAATGAATTAATCGAAGCTTTCGAAGCTGCAACTAAACGTGCTTATAAGTCTGTCTTTAAACCTGTTGAAGGTACTATCTTAACAGTTATTCGTGAAACTAGTGAAAATTTAAGAGCAAATCTCGAAAATAAAGAATTAACAATTGTTGAATTCTTTGAATCTGTTGTTAAATTTGCACGTAAAAGTTGTGATGAAACACCAAATAAACTAAAAACTTTAAGAGAAGTTGGCGTAACAGATAGTGGTGGAGAAGGATTATTTATTGTTTTAAATGGAATGCTTTCTTATTTTAAAGGCCAACCTGTTGAAATTAAAGAAACTAGTGAAGATATTCAAAACTTCATTAGTGATAATGAAGTTTTTAACGGTGAGTTTGGATACTGCACCGAAGTCTTAATTCAACTTAATGACCCAAAAAACTTTGATAAAAAATACTTCACAAAAGGTTTACAAAAAATTGCTAATTCTTTAGTTGTTGTTGATGATGAAGAAATTGTTAAAGTTCATGGTCATACTTTACAACCTGGAAAATTATTAAATTATGCTCAAAAATATGGTGAGTTTATTAAGATCAAATCTGAAAATATGACATTACAAGCTAATAATTCAAAAGCAAATGCGGATGAATTAAGTAATAAAAATAAAGCTCAAAATAGAAAGAAAATGGCAATCATTTCTTGCAACTTAGGAAGTGGTATTATCGCAAGAATGAAAGAATTAGGTTGTGATTATATTGTCGAAAGTGGACAAACTCAAAATCCATCAGCCCAAGATTTATTAAAAGCAATCGAAGCTGTTAATGCTGATAATGTCTTTATTTTACCAAACAATTCAAATGTTATTTTAGTTGCTCAGCAAGCCGCACAAGTTCATCGTGATTCAAACGTTGTAATTATTCCAACTAAAACTCAAATTCAAGGAATCACAGCAATGCTTAACTTCAATCACTCAACTAGTCCTGAAGAAAATATTGAAATGATGCAAGATGCAATTGAAGGTGTTGATACTGGTGAAGTTACACGTGCAGTTCGTAACACAACTTTAAATAACATCAAAATCAAAGAAGGTGATTTTCTTGCTATTCTAAACGGCAAAATTGTCGACTCAGTTGATACAGCAAATGAAGCTGCTCAAATTCTTATTTCCAAAATGGTCAAACCAAGTAAAGAAATTATTAGTATTTATTATGGTGATGAAGCATCCGTTAATGAAGCAGAGGAAATTAGCAACTTTATTGAAGGTAAGTACGACCTAGAAGTTGAAATTGTTGAAGGAAATCAACCAAATTACAATTTCTTTATAGGAGTTGAATAA
- the recO gene encoding DNA repair protein RecO, translating to MAETITHGIVLEIYQNEENLFLVSFFTSQGKLVLAAQGLDKPLSKNRVNLQIGSLVEIEYFKARLEGKIGKLKKAHLLKSIDISDTKNAQFVEKITKLLQNFTSSNHLMGFLPQLYSLISPLNNDRILTFLYAQSLIYFGIAPNFNSCRICLNMKNLIDFDLLAGGFICNRHGQKETDKSMEYLQAIWCSFHSLKKYLIFTNNSLNQKILIQYKEAIIDNGYFI from the coding sequence ATGGCTGAAACTATTACTCACGGAATTGTTTTAGAGATTTATCAAAATGAAGAAAATCTCTTTTTAGTAAGTTTTTTCACAAGTCAGGGCAAATTAGTTTTAGCAGCTCAAGGACTTGATAAACCGCTTTCCAAAAACCGTGTTAACTTACAAATTGGAAGTTTGGTTGAAATAGAATATTTTAAAGCTCGTTTGGAAGGGAAAATTGGAAAATTAAAAAAAGCTCATTTACTGAAATCCATTGACATTTCTGACACTAAAAATGCACAATTTGTGGAAAAAATTACCAAATTACTCCAAAATTTTACTTCTAGTAATCATTTAATGGGTTTTTTACCACAACTTTATTCCCTAATTTCCCCACTTAATAATGATCGGATTTTGACTTTTTTATATGCTCAGTCGCTAATTTATTTTGGAATTGCACCGAATTTTAATTCGTGTCGAATTTGCTTAAATATGAAAAATTTAATTGATTTTGACCTGCTTGCTGGCGGATTTATTTGTAATCGTCATGGTCAAAAAGAGACAGATAAAAGCATGGAGTACCTGCAAGCAATTTGATGTTCATTTCATAGTCTAAAAAAATATTTAATCTTTACAAATAACTCACTTAATCAAAAAATTTTAATTCAATACAAAGAAGCAATTATTGATAATGGTTATTTTATTTAA
- a CDS encoding DUF402 domain-containing protein codes for MNWDFSDAKVGKIINVQAYKHNGFLYRQWNGAKIIFNNKRHIVLFLKGTRVSESSKETSGWRYTESALWFIPKHEMFNSIVLFKKNVGSYYYINLTSLPIFEDNTIKFIDYDIDIKSYPGKSVQIVDHDEFEMNSKMMKYPFALKKEIFANVHKIYDLYNQKQYFFKHEIIQFYLEVAVQDKLITHRAMKDYISIDSKPYNEEDEIFLQNNLNKQNFKKFKNLKNGNTKKHTLSK; via the coding sequence GTGAACTGAGATTTTAGTGATGCAAAAGTTGGAAAAATAATTAATGTTCAAGCCTATAAACATAATGGTTTTTTATATCGTCAATGAAATGGTGCAAAAATTATTTTTAATAACAAGCGTCACATAGTTTTATTTTTAAAAGGAACTAGGGTTAGTGAAAGTAGCAAAGAAACTAGCGGCTGAAGATATACAGAAAGTGCTCTTTGATTTATTCCAAAACATGAAATGTTTAACTCAATTGTTCTTTTTAAGAAAAATGTCGGAAGTTATTACTACATCAACTTAACTTCTTTACCCATTTTTGAAGATAATACAATTAAATTTATTGATTATGACATTGATATTAAATCTTACCCTGGTAAATCAGTCCAAATTGTCGATCATGATGAATTTGAAATGAATTCAAAAATGATGAAATACCCTTTTGCTCTTAAAAAAGAAATTTTTGCAAATGTTCATAAAATTTATGATTTATATAATCAAAAGCAATATTTCTTCAAGCATGAAATTATTCAATTTTATCTTGAAGTTGCTGTTCAAGATAAATTAATTACTCATCGAGCAATGAAAGATTATATTAGCATTGATTCTAAACCTTACAATGAAGAAGATGAAATTTTTCTCCAAAATAATTTAAATAAACAAAATTTTAAAAAATTTAAAAATCTAAAAAATGGAAATACCAAAAAACACACTTTAAGTAAATAA
- a CDS encoding MYPU_1760 family metalloprotease codes for MKHWKKIKKHLKTLFISLNLNLIFFPLLTSCIINQESNRKIQNFDQLTKLETKTYLEVNQISSWPLISNKEFLAKDEILDRVNYQNEDNLMLKVDEDLIPFWEYKDPYTQVVFRDYALNVKNNQATFLLGREGLMLLAREFKRKISFSSEVLNLSLVAINDAVQSNSNQNGFYSEQNHVINVFFSNPQKTLWKPDQILAILMSTIFHEYTHHLANSYISSQNWTQSSFNLVAQNRYFDHNFWNQFSQILRYNDSKTLKLKEFQNNFASQFSLKDLVDQNFQPASFELKFSSKKHFSPLINSTYTPEFLKYIYSIDELIAREYTKYAYEQYVNIHDELSNSQNKINFFGYKVNKNFNYYTHIQDWFRTIYFDQNFLNEKAWTSTKVQHLYPNDVFASNKALNFYNLFLQVIGYGKEINQIYSENKWHYLYDDHGQTKLKNKEQIYIEDDAFQKLRITGFVQNKEEYSGIVLLNKNNQIVTFSKLNYLNSFNFFGHKTYDQGATITNLKERQIQIENRIYPQKFYYSYYTDFLNLANLTQNDYYKLYFYKDKNNDQIPALNEILFEHTISIPERFISSLKGPLSQNKWNNYVIAKNQDGIPFLQNIKRKENN; via the coding sequence ATGAAACATTGAAAAAAGATTAAAAAGCATCTAAAAACTCTCTTTATCTCTTTAAATTTAAACTTAATTTTCTTTCCATTATTAACAAGTTGCATCATCAATCAAGAATCAAACCGCAAAATTCAAAATTTTGATCAATTAACAAAGCTAGAAACTAAAACTTATTTAGAAGTTAATCAAATTTCTTCTTGGCCCCTGATTTCTAATAAAGAATTTTTAGCAAAAGATGAGATACTAGATCGAGTTAATTATCAAAATGAAGATAATTTAATGCTTAAAGTAGATGAAGATTTAATTCCATTTTGAGAATATAAAGATCCGTATACCCAAGTTGTTTTTCGAGATTATGCTTTAAATGTCAAAAACAATCAAGCAACTTTCTTACTCGGAAGAGAAGGGTTAATGCTTCTTGCTCGGGAATTTAAACGTAAAATTAGTTTTAGTAGTGAAGTTTTAAATTTAAGTTTAGTTGCCATTAATGATGCAGTACAATCAAATTCCAATCAAAATGGTTTTTATTCTGAACAAAATCATGTAATTAATGTTTTCTTTTCAAATCCGCAAAAAACTTTGTGAAAACCGGATCAAATTCTTGCTATTTTAATGTCAACAATATTTCACGAATATACTCATCACTTAGCAAATAGTTATATTAGTTCGCAAAATTGAACTCAAAGTAGTTTCAATTTAGTTGCTCAAAATCGTTATTTTGATCACAATTTTTGAAATCAATTTAGCCAAATTCTAAGATACAATGATTCAAAAACTTTGAAATTAAAAGAGTTTCAAAATAATTTTGCAAGTCAATTTAGTCTAAAAGATCTTGTTGATCAAAATTTTCAACCAGCTTCTTTTGAACTAAAATTTAGCTCCAAAAAACATTTTAGCCCACTAATAAATTCCACTTATACTCCTGAATTTTTAAAATATATTTATTCTATTGATGAATTAATTGCTCGTGAATATACCAAATATGCTTACGAACAATATGTGAATATTCACGATGAATTATCGAATTCTCAAAATAAAATAAACTTCTTTGGTTACAAGGTGAATAAAAACTTTAATTATTACACTCATATTCAAGATTGATTTAGAACCATTTATTTTGATCAAAATTTCTTAAATGAAAAAGCATGAACTTCTACAAAAGTGCAACATCTTTATCCAAATGATGTTTTTGCAAGTAATAAAGCACTAAATTTTTACAATTTATTTTTACAAGTAATTGGTTATGGTAAAGAAATTAATCAAATTTATAGCGAAAATAAATGACACTATCTTTATGATGATCACGGTCAAACAAAGCTAAAAAACAAAGAGCAAATTTATATTGAAGATGATGCTTTCCAAAAACTAAGAATTACTGGATTTGTTCAAAATAAAGAAGAATATTCGGGAATTGTATTATTAAATAAAAATAATCAAATCGTTACTTTTAGCAAACTGAATTACTTAAATAGTTTTAACTTTTTTGGTCATAAAACTTATGACCAAGGTGCAACCATTACTAATTTAAAAGAAAGACAAATTCAAATTGAGAATAGAATTTATCCACAAAAATTCTATTATTCATACTATACAGACTTTCTAAACCTTGCTAATTTAACACAAAATGATTATTATAAGTTATACTTTTATAAAGACAAAAATAATGATCAAATTCCAGCTCTTAATGAAATTTTGTTCGAACATACTATTTCAATTCCCGAAAGATTTATTTCTTCCTTAAAAGGACCACTTAGTCAAAACAAGTGAAATAATTATGTAATTGCAAAAAATCAAGATGGAATTCCGTTTTTACAAAATATTAAAAGAAAGGAGAATAATTAG
- a CDS encoding MAG6790 family protein, whose translation MYKYKAKLLSHGEVIAQANTLEDLEGMIKGFRRGQKRGEHTQGNEKIQIIHVERNNLEGKGASKEVVLKVI comes from the coding sequence ATGTACAAATATAAAGCCAAATTGTTATCACATGGAGAAGTTATTGCACAAGCAAATACTTTAGAAGATCTTGAAGGAATGATTAAAGGATTCCGTAGAGGACAAAAACGTGGTGAACATACACAAGGGAATGAAAAAATTCAAATCATTCATGTTGAAAGAAATAACTTAGAAGGGAAAGGTGCATCAAAAGAAGTTGTTCTCAAAGTCATTTAA
- a CDS encoding nuclease-related domain-containing protein yields the protein MKLWIIIFVLILSFLGFASPFTMLIVKWLQNRKNRTIGFKFEKVVNQELAKLAKKYQFQFIHGNTYHYDGKLFEMDGMLLFSSFIIGVEIKYYEGLIEGDASSNQLKITHDKVTNEIKNPLIQVDRHLTHLESLTRRNDIPLGGLIILPEVAQINIQNVPNHAILTTFNQLEATLLQLSEQAIQLPPKIDVKELEYLLESMQAKTRGEQKIFQELINKKKEKKGKRKWTKKQFTK from the coding sequence ATGAAACTATGAATTATTATCTTTGTTTTAATTTTATCTTTTCTTGGTTTTGCAAGTCCTTTCACAATGCTAATTGTCAAATGACTTCAAAATAGAAAAAACAGAACAATTGGGTTTAAATTTGAAAAGGTAGTTAATCAAGAATTAGCTAAATTAGCAAAAAAATATCAATTTCAATTTATTCATGGAAATACTTACCATTATGACGGAAAACTTTTCGAAATGGATGGAATGTTACTTTTTAGTTCTTTTATCATTGGAGTGGAAATTAAATATTATGAAGGATTAATTGAAGGAGATGCATCAAGCAATCAACTTAAAATTACTCATGACAAAGTAACTAATGAAATCAAAAATCCTTTAATCCAAGTTGATCGTCATCTTACACATTTAGAGTCATTAACTCGTCGCAATGATATCCCGCTTGGTGGGTTAATTATTTTACCTGAGGTGGCTCAAATTAATATTCAAAATGTTCCTAATCATGCAATTTTAACTACATTTAATCAGTTGGAAGCAACTTTGCTTCAATTAAGTGAACAAGCAATTCAATTACCTCCGAAAATTGATGTTAAAGAACTCGAATATCTTTTAGAAAGTATGCAAGCAAAAACTCGTGGAGAGCAAAAAATATTTCAAGAATTAATTAACAAAAAGAAAGAAAAGAAAGGAAAGCGAAAATGAACCAAGAAGCAATTTACAAAGTAG
- a CDS encoding helix-hairpin-helix domain-containing protein: MNQEAIYKVANELGIQNNQVEIVLEMLQNGDTVPFISRYRKDKTGGLNEEQIYQIESLFKYSSELLKRKEAILEILNEKGLLTEELKAKIKNVATKSELEALYEPFKVGKVTKASEAIKLGLEPLAKAIFSNANPKFNLVLEAKKYLTENVPTVEFALEQANYIIAQWISQDFEIRSAIKNNLLTYSQIKTEVKKNTEDSGEKFKNYYDYKIPLKYIKNHNVLAINRGVNQKILKLSFEYNSDYLVTLILKKVDKKRINKNNLLLAIHDSLKRLILPSLEREIFNDLFAKAEESAINIFANSVEKLLLAPAIKGHNILAIDPAFVNGCKLAALNENGDLLEIAKIYPHAPLFKKQEAMRIATEMITKHQIDIVVIGNGTASRETEEFISNLLKSTNLQFKYAIVSEVGASVYSASKIAIEEFPNLSVEERSAINIGRKFLDPLNELVKIDPKSIGVGQYQHDLNQKELTQYLDFKVEKVVNLVGVDLNTATKSILTKIAGLSQKIAENIIQYRHQNGSFTNRNELKKVKGLGPKAFEQSKLGQKKLTIYQIG, translated from the coding sequence ATGAACCAAGAAGCAATTTACAAAGTAGCAAACGAGCTAGGAATTCAAAATAATCAAGTTGAAATTGTGTTAGAAATGTTACAAAATGGAGATACTGTACCATTTATTTCTAGATATCGTAAGGATAAAACTGGTGGTTTAAATGAGGAACAAATTTATCAAATTGAATCACTTTTTAAATATTCATCAGAATTATTAAAACGTAAAGAAGCAATTTTAGAGATTTTAAATGAAAAAGGATTATTAACAGAAGAGTTAAAAGCAAAAATCAAGAATGTTGCTACTAAAAGTGAACTAGAAGCACTTTATGAACCTTTTAAGGTCGGAAAAGTAACAAAAGCTTCAGAAGCAATTAAGTTAGGTTTAGAACCACTTGCTAAAGCTATTTTTTCAAATGCTAATCCTAAATTTAATTTAGTTTTAGAAGCAAAAAAATATTTAACAGAAAATGTTCCAACAGTAGAATTTGCTCTTGAACAAGCAAACTATATTATTGCTCAGTGAATTTCACAAGACTTCGAAATTCGTTCAGCAATCAAAAACAATTTATTAACATACTCTCAAATCAAAACTGAAGTGAAGAAAAACACAGAAGATTCGGGTGAAAAATTCAAAAACTATTATGACTACAAAATTCCACTAAAATATATTAAAAATCATAATGTTCTTGCAATTAACCGTGGAGTTAATCAAAAAATCCTCAAACTTAGTTTTGAATATAATTCTGACTATTTAGTAACTTTAATTTTGAAAAAAGTTGATAAAAAAAGAATTAATAAAAACAATTTACTTCTTGCGATTCATGATTCGCTTAAACGCTTAATTTTACCAAGTCTTGAACGTGAAATTTTTAACGATTTATTTGCTAAGGCTGAAGAGTCTGCAATTAATATTTTTGCTAACTCTGTTGAAAAATTACTTTTAGCACCAGCTATTAAGGGACACAATATTTTAGCAATTGATCCTGCTTTTGTTAATGGATGTAAATTAGCAGCTTTAAATGAAAATGGTGATTTACTCGAAATTGCTAAAATTTACCCGCATGCACCGTTGTTTAAAAAACAAGAAGCAATGAGAATTGCAACAGAAATGATTACTAAGCATCAAATTGATATTGTGGTTATTGGTAACGGTACAGCTTCACGTGAAACTGAAGAATTTATATCAAATCTTCTTAAAAGCACAAATTTACAATTTAAGTATGCAATTGTTTCTGAAGTTGGAGCGAGTGTTTATTCTGCTTCTAAAATTGCAATTGAAGAATTTCCGAATTTAAGTGTAGAAGAAAGAAGTGCAATTAATATTGGGAGAAAATTCTTAGATCCATTAAATGAGCTTGTAAAAATTGATCCTAAATCAATTGGAGTTGGACAATATCAACATGATTTGAATCAAAAAGAGTTAACTCAATATTTAGATTTCAAAGTTGAAAAAGTAGTTAACTTAGTTGGCGTAGATTTAAATACAGCAACCAAATCAATCTTGACTAAAATTGCTGGTTTAAGCCAAAAAATTGCAGAAAACATTATTCAATATCGCCATCAAAACGGAAGCTTCACTAATCGTAATGAGCTTAAAAAAGTGAAAGGATTGGGTCCAAAAGCATTCGAGCAAAGTAAACTAGGACAGAAAAAATTAACAATTTATCAAATTGGATAG
- a CDS encoding IS3 family transposase: MLIFYIFKGEKMGKHFTEEQEKEIYNTFFQLGKKDAIELMYKYGAKAKDKYVKARLRRILKHYNFNMNKKPRKPGTGRSRKAKEQDINWDIFTREDLIEIAKRYREITKDKFKTEKVQEASHINMASYKLAILLYLCRQTISKHKRNNFAPRIKSRKIKYQDLIIDSFKQNRSKYGRQKLKYFILKHYKIDINERTLGRYMNALGLFCNVRKRKKLKEVKNTSVIKENIVNRDYNDVYNRNIYATDVTYLPATKDAINNNVYLSVVIKHKTKEIISFSLSKFNDSKLIYKTFENVDFEKSFILHSDHCSTYTSDDFSRFIQNKGGIISLSKVGNSLDNRVVEYWFSNLKTELIRDLNIKAMTLSELEKVISNYVHWYNKFRIQSCLNWKTPYEYSMGLSNLINC, translated from the coding sequence ATGTTAATTTTTTATATTTTTAAAGGAGAAAAAATGGGAAAACATTTTACAGAAGAACAAGAAAAAGAAATTTATAATACATTTTTTCAATTAGGTAAAAAGGATGCGATTGAACTGATGTATAAATATGGTGCAAAAGCAAAAGATAAATATGTGAAAGCGAGATTACGAAGAATATTAAAACATTATAATTTTAATATGAATAAAAAACCAAGAAAGCCTGGAACCGGTAGGTCAAGAAAAGCGAAAGAACAAGATATAAATTGAGACATTTTTACACGAGAAGATTTAATTGAAATTGCAAAAAGATATAGAGAAATTACAAAAGATAAATTTAAAACAGAAAAAGTTCAAGAGGCATCACATATTAATATGGCTTCGTATAAACTTGCTATTTTGTTGTATCTTTGTAGACAAACAATATCCAAACATAAAAGAAATAATTTTGCTCCTAGAATTAAATCCAGAAAAATAAAGTACCAAGACTTGATTATTGATTCATTTAAACAAAATAGATCTAAATATGGTAGACAAAAATTAAAATATTTTATCTTAAAGCACTATAAAATAGACATAAACGAAAGAACTCTGGGAAGATATATGAATGCCTTAGGTTTATTTTGCAATGTCAGAAAAAGAAAAAAACTAAAAGAAGTAAAGAATACATCTGTCATAAAAGAAAACATTGTTAATAGAGATTATAATGATGTATATAACAGAAATATATATGCTACTGATGTAACATATCTTCCAGCGACAAAAGATGCAATAAACAATAATGTTTATCTTTCAGTAGTAATTAAACATAAAACTAAAGAAATAATTAGTTTTTCTCTTTCTAAATTTAATGATTCCAAATTAATTTACAAAACATTTGAAAATGTTGATTTTGAAAAAAGTTTTATATTACATTCAGATCATTGCTCAACTTATACATCTGATGATTTTTCTCGTTTTATTCAAAATAAAGGTGGAATAATTTCACTTTCAAAAGTAGGAAATAGTTTAGATAATAGAGTTGTGGAATATTGATTTTCAAATTTAAAAACTGAATTAATTAGAGATTTAAATATCAAAGCTATGACTTTGAGTGAACTAGAAAAAGTGATATCTAATTATGTTCATTGATACAATAAATTTAGAATTCAATCATGTTTGAATTGAAAAACCCCATACGAATATAGTATGGGGCTATCCAATTTGATAAATTGTTAA